From one Pseudomonas fluorescens genomic stretch:
- the peaA gene encoding quinohemoprotein amine dehydrogenase subunit alpha has protein sequence MKRTLRVASASGLLALVAGLALQPQLSQAREAQAILRETCQGCHLPEGDNAYSRISHQRKTPEGWLMTIARMQTMHQVQINDEDRRTLVKYLADTQGLAPSETEGVRYALERRLNTVEQFDDQTKQMCGRCHSGARPALQRRPAQEWQHLVNFHLGQWPSLEYQALSRDRDWLDLALKDMVPLLAKRYPLDNPAWRDWQQAMPKAGALAGDWSFSGHLPGKGELNGVMKVSAQPGDRFTVSVDGQYADGTPFKGQGSAVLYSGYEWRGSVSIDGVSMRQVFSVNGGEMKGRMFDKIHDERGLDFVAARQDQPRLLAVQPGYLKAGSEAQISLIGSGLSGTPRFGAGIEVLEVLEQSPQRIKVRVKAADSAVAGVQTVAVGKLDGPQLAIYRDIAQVKVVPAFSVARIGEGGGSTPKVQGRFDAEAWGVGADGKPYRIGLFPAKWRVEPFDERAREDQDVKFAGTMQADSGVFTPGDAGPNPARKMSTNNAGNLKVIAAVSDGGKAHTGEGQMIVTVQRWNNPPIP, from the coding sequence ATGAAGAGAACACTCCGCGTCGCCAGTGCCAGTGGCCTGCTGGCACTGGTTGCAGGGCTGGCCCTGCAGCCACAGTTGAGCCAGGCCCGTGAGGCCCAGGCGATCCTGCGCGAAACTTGTCAGGGTTGCCATCTGCCCGAGGGCGACAACGCCTATAGCCGCATCAGCCATCAGCGCAAGACCCCCGAGGGCTGGCTGATGACCATCGCGCGGATGCAGACCATGCACCAGGTGCAGATCAACGACGAAGACCGTCGCACCCTGGTCAAGTACCTGGCCGATACCCAGGGCCTGGCGCCGAGCGAAACCGAGGGGGTGCGCTACGCCCTTGAGCGGCGCCTGAACACCGTCGAGCAGTTCGACGACCAGACCAAACAGATGTGCGGCCGCTGCCACTCTGGTGCGCGTCCGGCCTTGCAACGGCGGCCGGCGCAGGAGTGGCAGCACCTGGTGAACTTCCACCTGGGGCAATGGCCTTCGCTTGAATACCAGGCGCTGTCCCGCGACCGTGACTGGCTCGATTTGGCCCTCAAGGACATGGTGCCGCTCCTGGCCAAGCGTTATCCGCTGGACAACCCGGCCTGGCGTGACTGGCAGCAGGCGATGCCCAAGGCCGGCGCGCTGGCTGGCGACTGGAGCTTCAGCGGTCACCTGCCGGGCAAGGGTGAGCTCAACGGGGTGATGAAGGTCAGCGCCCAGCCGGGTGACCGGTTCACGGTCAGCGTCGACGGCCAGTACGCCGACGGCACGCCGTTCAAGGGGCAGGGCAGCGCAGTGCTGTACAGCGGCTACGAATGGCGCGGCAGTGTCAGCATCGATGGCGTCAGCATGCGCCAGGTGTTCAGCGTCAATGGCGGTGAGATGAAAGGGCGGATGTTCGACAAGATTCACGACGAACGCGGCCTGGACTTTGTCGCCGCGCGCCAGGACCAGCCACGCTTGCTGGCCGTCCAGCCGGGCTACCTCAAAGCCGGCAGTGAAGCGCAGATCAGCCTGATCGGCAGCGGCTTGTCCGGCACGCCACGCTTTGGCGCTGGCATCGAGGTGCTCGAGGTGCTTGAGCAGAGCCCGCAGCGCATCAAGGTGAGGGTCAAGGCCGCAGACAGCGCGGTGGCCGGTGTGCAGACGGTCGCTGTCGGCAAGCTCGATGGCCCGCAACTGGCGATCTACCGCGACATTGCGCAGGTCAAGGTGGTCCCGGCGTTCTCGGTGGCGCGTATCGGTGAGGGCGGCGGTTCCACGCCCAAGGTCCAGGGCCGGTTCGATGCCGAAGCCTGGGGGGTGGGCGCCGATGGCAAGCCGTATCGCATTGGCCTGTTCCCGGCCAAATGGCGCGTCGAACCGTTCGATGAACGTGCCCGTGAAGACCAGGACGTCAAGTTCGCCGGCACCATGCAGGCTGACAGCGGGGTCTTCACCCCGGGCGATGCCGGGCCGAACCCGGCGCGCAAGATGTCGACCAATAACGCCGGCAATCTCAAGGTCATCGCTGCGGTCAGCGATGGCGGCAAGGCGCATACCGGTGAAGGCCAGATGATCGTGACCGTGCAGCGTTGGAACAACCCGCCCATCCCGTAA
- a CDS encoding ABC transporter ATP-binding protein, whose product MQRLLARLIDHADPPALDAALRWLYGFVRPQRLAIAGLLGLSLCATLLVLVQPWLTKLLIDDGLLARDFPTLATIAGLMVVAGILGTLLSGLNRYLHTRLSGRMLFALRDEIYRHLQGLSPSFYGKRRIGDLMSRLDGDVAEIQRFAVDSLFSAVSSVIGLVCALAMLLALSWQLSLLALLLIPLDVLWLRWMRRKVEREVRQLRERSADVSSFLVETLPAMKFIQAAGQQQREARRLDGLGQGYMNQLLRVQVTEFFTQAVPGTLTSLSRACAFLVGGYWVVQGTWQLGALIAFSTYLGMAVGPVQSLLGLYVAMQRMSVSLGRVMELRGEVAQVSSPAQPLAVPARADLQLQGVSFAHPGRPPLLCEVQADIPHGSKVALSGASGVGKTTLIDLLQRFYDPQAGRILLGGCDLRELDLFELRRRVAVVSQDIVLFRGSLADNIAYSVPEASREAIGEVARLAQLDSLIASLAEGLDSPLGERGQQLSGGQKQRIAIARALLQDPLILVLDEATSAVDEATEREVIAAIDDLFSQRTRILISHRPSTLADADVRLELRDGQLRVRQGQPDEA is encoded by the coding sequence ATCCAGCGCCTGCTGGCCCGCTTGATCGACCATGCCGACCCGCCGGCACTGGATGCGGCGCTGCGCTGGTTGTACGGCTTCGTTCGCCCGCAGCGTCTGGCGATCGCCGGTTTGCTCGGCTTGTCGCTGTGCGCCACCTTGTTGGTGCTGGTGCAGCCGTGGCTGACCAAGCTGCTGATCGACGATGGCCTGCTTGCGCGCGATTTTCCCACCCTGGCAACCATTGCCGGCCTGATGGTGGTGGCCGGGATCCTCGGCACCCTGTTGTCCGGGCTCAACCGTTACCTGCATACGCGCCTGTCCGGGCGCATGCTGTTTGCCTTGCGCGACGAGATCTACCGGCACCTGCAGGGCCTGTCGCCGAGCTTCTACGGCAAGCGGCGGATTGGCGACCTGATGTCGCGCCTGGATGGCGATGTCGCCGAGATCCAGCGCTTTGCCGTCGACTCGTTGTTCTCGGCCGTGTCCAGTGTCATTGGCCTGGTCTGCGCCCTGGCGATGCTGCTGGCGCTGTCGTGGCAGCTGTCGTTGCTGGCGCTGTTGCTGATTCCCCTGGATGTCTTGTGGCTGCGCTGGATGCGGCGCAAGGTCGAACGGGAAGTGCGCCAGTTGCGTGAGCGTTCGGCGGATGTTTCCTCGTTTCTGGTCGAGACCTTGCCGGCGATGAAGTTCATCCAGGCCGCTGGCCAGCAGCAACGCGAGGCCCGACGCCTGGACGGTCTGGGGCAGGGCTACATGAACCAGCTGCTGCGGGTGCAGGTCACCGAGTTCTTTACCCAGGCGGTGCCTGGCACCCTGACCTCGCTGTCGCGTGCCTGTGCCTTTCTGGTCGGTGGCTACTGGGTCGTGCAGGGCACCTGGCAACTGGGCGCGCTGATCGCTTTTTCCACCTACCTGGGCATGGCCGTAGGGCCGGTGCAGAGCCTGCTGGGCTTGTATGTGGCGATGCAGCGCATGAGCGTCAGCCTTGGCCGGGTCATGGAATTGCGCGGCGAAGTGGCGCAGGTCAGCAGCCCTGCGCAACCGCTGGCGGTGCCGGCGCGAGCGGATCTGCAGCTGCAAGGCGTGAGCTTCGCCCATCCGGGGCGGCCGCCGTTGCTGTGCGAGGTGCAGGCCGATATTCCCCACGGCAGCAAGGTGGCTTTGAGTGGCGCTTCCGGGGTCGGCAAGACGACATTGATCGACCTGCTGCAGCGCTTCTACGACCCGCAGGCCGGGCGCATCCTGCTCGGCGGTTGCGACCTGCGCGAGCTGGACCTGTTCGAGCTGCGTCGACGGGTGGCCGTGGTCAGCCAGGACATCGTGCTGTTTCGTGGCAGCCTGGCGGACAACATCGCCTATAGCGTGCCCGAAGCCAGCCGCGAGGCGATTGGCGAAGTGGCGCGCCTGGCGCAACTGGACAGCCTGATCGCGAGCTTGGCCGAAGGCCTCGACAGCCCTTTGGGCGAGCGCGGCCAGCAGTTGTCCGGTGGTCAGAAACAGCGCATCGCCATTGCCCGCGCGTTGCTCCAGGACCCGCTGATCCTGGTGCTGGATGAGGCCACCTCGGCAGTCGATGAAGCCACCGAGCGGGAAGTCATCGCCGCCATCGACGACCTGTTCAGTCAGCGTACCCGCATCCTGATCAGCCATCGTCCTTCAACCCTGGCCGATGCCGATGTGCGTCTGGAACTGCGCGACGGCCAACTGCGCGTGCGCCAGGGGCAGCCCGATGAAGCCTGA
- the qhpE gene encoding subtilisin-like serine protease QhpE, giving the protein MKPELLVGVVDSGHAPGTANIVASCRFELGSLGVDASESIADALGHGSAVAAAIALRASEAGLCIAQVFDQRGVTSALQVAAAIDWLLECKVRLINLSLGLREDRLALRQACLAAVDAGVLVCASSPAQGAPVFPAAYPGVVRVTGDARCALDQWSWLGSPQADFGACVRSADARLSGASLGCAALTGHIAGYLQRQPTANNQQLLDWLHEQASYRGSERRGEP; this is encoded by the coding sequence ATGAAGCCTGAACTGCTGGTCGGTGTGGTCGACAGTGGGCATGCGCCGGGTACGGCCAACATTGTTGCCTCGTGCCGCTTCGAGCTGGGTAGCCTGGGGGTTGATGCCAGTGAGAGCATTGCCGATGCCCTCGGCCATGGCTCGGCGGTTGCCGCGGCCATCGCTTTACGGGCGAGCGAGGCAGGTTTGTGCATCGCGCAGGTGTTCGATCAGCGCGGGGTAACCAGCGCCTTGCAGGTCGCGGCGGCTATCGATTGGCTGCTGGAATGCAAAGTACGCCTGATCAACCTCAGTCTGGGCCTGCGTGAAGATCGCCTGGCCTTGCGCCAGGCTTGCCTGGCGGCGGTCGACGCCGGGGTGCTGGTGTGTGCATCGAGCCCGGCCCAGGGCGCGCCGGTGTTTCCGGCGGCCTATCCGGGTGTGGTGCGGGTCACCGGTGACGCTCGCTGCGCGCTGGATCAATGGTCGTGGCTGGGCTCGCCTCAGGCTGATTTCGGCGCTTGTGTGCGTAGCGCCGATGCACGCTTGTCTGGCGCCAGCCTTGGATGTGCGGCATTGACCGGGCATATCGCCGGCTACCTGCAACGGCAGCCGACGGCCAATAACCAACAACTGCTCGACTGGTTGCATGAGCAGGCCAGCTATCGCGGCAGCGAACGCCGAGGCGAGCCATGA
- a CDS encoding aldehyde dehydrogenase family protein yields the protein MSTTAPLHPDVEAFLRRAPRMLIGADWVDSSDGARLTLRNPATGENLCEVPAATPADVDRAVLAARQAFDDSAWSRTRPRERQNLLWRLADLLERDGEILAQLECLNNGKSAVVARAMDVQLSIDFLRYMAGWATKIEGSTVEVSMPLMPADQFHGFVRREAVGVVGAIVAWNFPLLLACWKLGPALATGCTMVLKPADETPLSVLKLAELVLEAGYPAGVFNVVTGTGLVAGDALTRNPLVDKLTFTGSTAVGKTIGKIAMDSMTRVTLELGGKSPTIVMADADLATAAAGAASAIFFNQGQVCCAGSRLYVQRKHFDNVVADIAGIANAMKLGNGLDPSVDMGPLISARQQKRVYDYIEQGRSSGATIACGGEQFGPGYFVKPTVIVDVDQRHSLVQEEIFGPVLVAIPFDDEADAIRMANDSPYGLGASIWSNNLGAVHRMIPQIRSGSVWVNCHSALDPALPFGGYKMSGVGREMGAAAIEHYTELKSVLIKL from the coding sequence ATGTCCACCACTGCCCCCCTGCACCCTGACGTCGAAGCCTTCCTTCGCCGCGCCCCACGCATGCTGATCGGCGCCGACTGGGTCGACTCCAGCGATGGCGCCCGCTTGACCCTGCGCAACCCAGCCACCGGCGAAAACCTCTGCGAGGTGCCCGCTGCCACCCCGGCCGATGTCGACCGCGCGGTACTCGCCGCACGCCAGGCCTTCGATGATTCCGCCTGGAGCCGAACCCGCCCACGCGAGCGGCAGAACCTGCTGTGGCGCCTGGCCGACCTGCTCGAGCGCGACGGCGAAATCCTCGCCCAGCTCGAATGCCTGAACAACGGCAAGAGTGCGGTAGTGGCCCGGGCCATGGACGTGCAGCTGTCGATCGACTTCCTGCGCTATATGGCCGGCTGGGCAACCAAGATCGAAGGCAGTACCGTCGAGGTGTCGATGCCGTTGATGCCCGCCGATCAGTTCCACGGTTTCGTCCGCCGTGAGGCGGTGGGCGTGGTCGGTGCCATCGTCGCCTGGAACTTCCCGCTGCTGCTGGCCTGCTGGAAACTCGGCCCGGCCCTGGCCACCGGTTGCACCATGGTGCTCAAGCCGGCGGATGAAACCCCGTTGAGCGTACTCAAGCTGGCCGAGCTGGTCCTGGAAGCGGGCTACCCGGCGGGTGTGTTCAACGTGGTGACCGGCACCGGCCTGGTCGCCGGCGACGCCCTGACCCGCAACCCCCTGGTCGACAAGCTGACCTTCACCGGCTCCACCGCCGTGGGCAAGACCATCGGCAAGATCGCCATGGACTCCATGACCCGGGTGACTCTGGAACTGGGCGGCAAATCACCGACCATCGTCATGGCCGACGCCGACCTGGCCACGGCTGCCGCCGGCGCCGCCAGCGCGATCTTCTTCAACCAGGGCCAGGTGTGCTGCGCCGGTTCGCGCCTGTACGTGCAGCGCAAGCACTTCGACAATGTGGTGGCCGATATCGCCGGCATCGCCAATGCCATGAAGCTCGGTAACGGCCTGGACCCAAGCGTGGACATGGGCCCGCTGATTTCCGCGCGCCAACAGAAACGCGTCTACGACTACATCGAGCAAGGCCGCAGCAGCGGTGCGACCATCGCCTGCGGTGGCGAACAGTTCGGCCCCGGTTATTTCGTCAAGCCGACAGTGATCGTCGATGTCGATCAGCGTCACTCGCTGGTGCAGGAAGAGATCTTCGGTCCGGTGCTGGTGGCCATTCCGTTCGATGACGAGGCTGATGCCATTCGCATGGCCAACGACAGCCCCTACGGCCTGGGTGCGAGTATCTGGTCCAACAACCTCGGCGCGGTGCACCGGATGATCCCGCAGATCCGTTCCGGCTCGGTGTGGGTCAACTGCCACAGCGCCCTCGACCCGGCCCTGCCGTTCGGCGGCTACAAAATGTCCGGGGTGGGTCGGGAAATGGGCGCGGCAGCTATCGAGCACTACACCGAGCTCAAGTCGGTGCTGATCAAACTGTAA
- the qhpG gene encoding flavin-dependent monooxygenase QhpG, with protein sequence MSRVLILGAGPAGAAVALGLRRLGHEVCVVSEWRRFAALEGVSQRVLEGLRGAGLQKALQCASGASLRQVSWNGEIAARNHEYLLDRPTFDRGLRADLHAAGVTLIEARVLTVQRDHGRSIVQLDGAPELSADFIVEARGRQAPQADKDAQGKAWRGPQTLSLLNRWQGSPGAAVSALESVADGWVWMARQADGRCYWQMTLDVASSALPGKDGLLDYCRQRRQQSQFAQRFFADAQEHDLQLHARSSTAILSRHSCGDGWIRVGDAAMAVDPLSGNGIFQSLSSALQAPAVINTLLSLPERAVLARQFHQQRVEQLFWRFARMGRDFYAQEQRWRGQPFWQARSGWPDAQPLHPPTDFAALQVQWAPVLRDGLVDRAQVVVSPDQPLGIWHLQGVELAPLLSRLRHEPAVQVLAGLAPEQAQQVRRWLLSQGYRP encoded by the coding sequence ATGAGCCGGGTGCTGATTCTAGGCGCCGGTCCCGCGGGTGCTGCCGTGGCGCTGGGCTTGCGCCGGCTGGGCCATGAGGTGTGCGTGGTCAGTGAGTGGCGGCGCTTTGCGGCCCTGGAAGGGGTGTCGCAACGGGTGCTTGAAGGCCTGCGTGGTGCCGGGCTGCAAAAGGCACTGCAGTGCGCCAGTGGCGCTTCATTGCGCCAGGTGAGCTGGAATGGCGAGATTGCTGCACGCAATCATGAGTACCTGCTCGATCGACCGACATTCGACCGCGGGCTGCGCGCTGACCTGCATGCTGCCGGTGTCACCTTGATAGAAGCGCGGGTGCTGACGGTTCAGCGTGACCATGGGCGCTCAATTGTGCAGCTCGATGGCGCGCCTGAACTGTCGGCTGACTTTATCGTCGAGGCGCGCGGCCGGCAGGCGCCGCAGGCGGACAAAGACGCCCAGGGCAAAGCCTGGCGCGGGCCGCAAACCCTCAGTTTGCTCAACCGCTGGCAAGGCTCGCCCGGCGCTGCTGTCAGTGCGCTGGAGAGTGTGGCCGATGGCTGGGTGTGGATGGCTCGGCAAGCCGACGGGCGTTGCTACTGGCAGATGACCCTGGATGTCGCCAGCAGCGCATTGCCAGGTAAAGACGGGCTGCTCGACTACTGTCGCCAGCGCCGCCAGCAGTCGCAGTTTGCCCAGCGCTTTTTTGCCGACGCTCAAGAGCACGACCTGCAATTACATGCCCGCAGCAGCACGGCAATCTTGTCGCGGCACAGCTGTGGCGATGGCTGGATTCGGGTTGGCGATGCCGCCATGGCCGTTGACCCCTTGTCGGGTAACGGTATTTTCCAGTCATTGTCGTCGGCCTTGCAGGCCCCGGCGGTGATCAACACCTTGCTCAGCCTGCCCGAGCGTGCCGTCTTGGCCCGTCAGTTTCATCAGCAGCGGGTGGAGCAATTGTTCTGGCGTTTTGCGCGCATGGGCCGCGACTTCTATGCCCAGGAGCAACGTTGGCGCGGGCAGCCATTCTGGCAAGCCCGAAGTGGCTGGCCGGATGCCCAGCCGCTGCATCCGCCCACCGATTTCGCTGCCTTGCAGGTGCAATGGGCGCCGGTGCTACGCGACGGCCTGGTGGACCGCGCGCAGGTGGTGGTCAGCCCCGATCAACCCTTGGGCATCTGGCACTTGCAGGGCGTGGAGCTGGCGCCGCTGCTCAGCCGCCTGCGGCATGAGCCGGCCGTGCAGGTGCTGGCCGGCCTTGCGCCCGAGCAGGCGCAGCAGGTGCGCCGCTGGCTGCTCAGTCAGGGCTATCGGCCCTGA
- a CDS encoding sigma-54-dependent Fis family transcriptional regulator, producing the protein MSPQKTTTIALPASTRRAREMLAVDGQVPEGVLRAEIDASWRRSLDHGVGVHSHNELGLAPIANLDLLLANNRLLLDAATAELDYLSGHQGQDALIILANADATILAVEGPAEVVRHSTEAGIAPGTRWSEAERGTNALGTALVEARTVQIDCGEHFLERLSDYSCTSVPIHCPQGDLFGVLDLTRQGPLGRLQDRTALLALAVSQIEGKLFTSSYPQHIVLAFHSRRQYLGSPWQGLLALGLDGRILAVSNQACQLLGSRRDELLGQHCDSLLGMRLEQWLARVQLGKVESIETAKGGFFYKTLQVPQRPLSITLAPARPPRQSPQQPDLERLGAGNSRHARALRMARQGLANGLPVVLLGETGSGKEVVARALHQDSARADKPFVAVNCAAIPEGLIESELFGYREGAFTGSRRGGMIGRLQQAHGGTLFLDEVGDMPLALQARLLRVLQERKVAPLGAGQEQDLDIALICATHRDLKAQVQSQQFREDLYYRIHGISVQLPALRDREDLAALVRNLLDHLGGHGVELSCELSALFADYHWPGNIRQLEMTLRLLLAMRETDEQELGLDHLPDNLLDELRDSAQPPGTSMRESQSVLIRQALERHAGNVTAAAEALGISRATLYRKLKQTQP; encoded by the coding sequence ATGAGCCCGCAAAAAACAACAACGATTGCACTACCTGCCAGTACACGCCGGGCCCGGGAAATGCTCGCGGTGGACGGCCAGGTGCCGGAAGGCGTGCTGCGTGCCGAAATCGACGCTTCCTGGCGGCGCAGCCTTGATCATGGCGTCGGTGTGCACAGCCACAATGAGCTCGGTCTGGCGCCGATCGCCAACCTTGATTTGTTACTGGCCAACAACCGCCTGCTGCTCGATGCCGCCACCGCCGAGCTCGATTACTTGAGTGGGCACCAGGGCCAGGACGCCTTGATCATCCTGGCCAACGCCGATGCGACCATCCTCGCCGTCGAAGGCCCGGCCGAGGTGGTGCGCCACAGCACCGAGGCGGGGATTGCCCCAGGCACCCGCTGGAGCGAAGCCGAACGCGGTACCAATGCCCTGGGCACGGCGCTGGTGGAGGCGCGCACGGTGCAGATTGATTGCGGTGAACATTTTCTCGAACGGCTCAGCGATTATTCCTGTACCTCAGTGCCGATCCACTGCCCACAAGGCGATCTGTTCGGCGTGCTCGACCTGACGCGCCAGGGGCCCCTGGGCCGCTTGCAAGACCGTACCGCCTTGCTCGCCCTGGCGGTCAGCCAGATCGAAGGCAAGCTGTTCACCAGCAGTTATCCGCAGCACATCGTGCTGGCCTTCCACAGCCGCCGGCAATACCTCGGTTCGCCCTGGCAGGGCCTGCTGGCGTTGGGGCTGGACGGGCGTATCCTGGCCGTCAGCAACCAGGCCTGCCAACTGCTCGGCAGCCGCCGCGACGAGCTGCTCGGCCAGCACTGCGACAGCCTGCTCGGCATGCGCCTGGAGCAGTGGCTGGCACGGGTGCAACTGGGCAAGGTCGAGAGCATCGAAACGGCCAAGGGCGGTTTTTTCTACAAGACCCTGCAGGTGCCGCAACGGCCGCTGAGTATTACCCTGGCGCCTGCGCGCCCGCCTCGGCAAAGCCCTCAACAGCCAGACCTGGAGCGCCTGGGCGCGGGCAACAGCCGCCATGCCCGGGCGTTGCGCATGGCCCGCCAAGGCTTGGCCAACGGCCTGCCGGTGGTGCTGTTGGGCGAGACCGGCAGCGGCAAGGAGGTGGTTGCCCGCGCCCTGCATCAGGACAGCGCGCGCGCCGACAAACCGTTCGTGGCGGTGAACTGCGCGGCGATCCCTGAAGGCCTGATCGAATCGGAGCTGTTCGGCTACCGCGAGGGGGCGTTCACCGGCTCGCGGCGTGGCGGCATGATCGGGCGCCTGCAGCAGGCCCATGGCGGCACGCTGTTTCTCGACGAAGTTGGCGATATGCCGCTGGCCTTGCAGGCGCGCTTGTTGCGGGTGTTGCAGGAGCGCAAGGTGGCGCCGCTGGGCGCAGGCCAGGAGCAGGACCTGGACATTGCGCTGATCTGCGCCACCCACCGCGACCTCAAGGCCCAGGTGCAAAGCCAGCAGTTTCGTGAAGACCTTTATTACCGTATCCATGGCATCAGCGTGCAACTGCCGGCCCTGCGTGATCGCGAAGACCTTGCGGCGCTGGTGCGCAACCTGCTGGATCACCTCGGCGGCCACGGCGTCGAGCTTTCGTGTGAACTGAGTGCACTGTTTGCCGACTATCACTGGCCGGGCAACATTCGTCAGCTGGAGATGACCTTGCGCTTGTTGCTGGCCATGCGTGAAACCGATGAACAGGAACTGGGCCTGGATCATCTGCCCGACAACCTGCTCGATGAGTTGCGCGACAGTGCCCAGCCGCCCGGCACCAGCATGCGCGAAAGCCAGAGTGTGCTGATTCGCCAGGCCCTGGAGCGCCATGCAGGCAATGTCACCGCAGCAGCCGAAGCCCTGGGCATCAGCCGCGCAACCCTGTACCGCAAGCTCAAGCAGACGCAGCCTTGA